In Sandaracinaceae bacterium, one DNA window encodes the following:
- a CDS encoding sulfotransferase, producing the protein MTERLHRLAVAICGAGHSGSTLLGLVLGSHSECFYAGEAKKTLFIGNLEKPRRKRVCKICGEGCPVWSRFTQPPEPDVYAQVARLTGAPVIVDSTKKVDWLRARAEELDAVGVPHKRIFMARDGRAVVNSRVRKYPDEDPRQVVDGWAAQIRETQAFLDERPDDWMLLRYETLATAPEASVREVCAFLGLSFEPEMLRYQTREHHPLGGNTGTQSVVARAGDVDDPAFATVPERSRDYYESLRGGFRLDTRWETELPDAVRELFDARAGDLNAPFRWDSSC; encoded by the coding sequence ATGACCGAACGACTCCACCGCCTCGCCGTCGCGATCTGCGGCGCGGGCCACTCCGGCTCCACGCTGCTCGGGTTGGTCCTCGGCAGCCACTCCGAGTGCTTCTACGCCGGCGAGGCCAAGAAGACGCTCTTCATCGGCAACCTCGAGAAGCCGCGTCGGAAACGCGTCTGCAAGATCTGCGGGGAGGGCTGCCCGGTCTGGAGCCGCTTCACCCAGCCCCCGGAGCCCGACGTCTACGCCCAGGTGGCGCGCCTGACGGGGGCGCCGGTGATCGTCGACTCGACGAAGAAGGTCGACTGGCTGCGGGCTCGCGCGGAGGAGCTCGACGCGGTCGGCGTCCCCCACAAGCGCATCTTCATGGCCCGCGACGGTCGCGCGGTGGTCAACAGCCGGGTGCGGAAGTACCCCGACGAGGATCCGCGCCAGGTGGTGGACGGCTGGGCGGCGCAGATCCGAGAGACCCAGGCGTTCCTGGACGAGCGGCCCGACGACTGGATGCTCCTCCGCTACGAGACCCTCGCCACGGCGCCCGAGGCGTCGGTGCGTGAGGTCTGTGCGTTCCTGGGGCTCTCGTTCGAGCCCGAGATGCTCCGCTATCAGACGCGCGAGCATCACCCCCTCGGCGGCAACACCGGCACCCAGTCCGTGGTGGCGCGCGCCGGTGACGTGGACGACCCCGCCTTCGCCACCGTGCCGGAGCGGAGCCGCGATTATTACGAATCCCTCAGGGGCGGCTTCCGTCTGGACACGCGGTGGGAGACGGAGCTGCCGGACGCGGTGCGCGAGCTGTTCGACGCGCGCGCCGGCGACCTCAACGCGCCTTTTCGTTGGGACAGCTCCTGCTAG
- a CDS encoding alpha/beta hydrolase-fold protein, which translates to MLRGRVELPILESRLLAGNVLGDPAEREVLVYLPPSYDGTKRFPVLWVLPPYAAGHRSMLNYKCWEPGLFERYEALLSTGAAAEAILVSPDCMTRWGGSQFLDSAATGPYQRYLVEEVLPFVDARYRTIPEREARAVVGRSSGGFGALRLAIDRPEAFAVYGSHAGDAAFEASIRPSFTSAAITLQLAGGVAAFLERFAEKGPRSGGDFEAIMTIATAACYAPEPDAPFPHAALPFDLETALPVPAVWERWLAHDPVVRLDAQPEAMRDAAYVFLDAGDRDEHGLQIGARMVRDRLAARGVRVTHEEFPGGHRGTAWRYDVSIPLLLAEVARA; encoded by the coding sequence ATGCTGCGCGGACGTGTCGAGCTGCCGATCCTCGAGAGCCGCCTGCTCGCCGGCAACGTGCTGGGCGACCCGGCCGAGCGCGAGGTGCTGGTCTACCTTCCGCCGAGCTACGACGGGACCAAGCGCTTTCCGGTCCTGTGGGTGCTCCCCCCCTACGCGGCCGGGCACCGCTCGATGCTGAACTACAAGTGCTGGGAGCCGGGTCTCTTCGAGCGCTACGAAGCCCTGCTCTCCACCGGGGCGGCGGCGGAGGCGATCCTGGTCTCCCCCGACTGCATGACGCGCTGGGGCGGCAGTCAGTTCCTCGACTCAGCGGCCACCGGTCCATACCAGCGCTACCTCGTCGAGGAGGTCCTGCCGTTCGTCGACGCCCGCTACCGGACCATCCCGGAGCGCGAGGCGCGGGCCGTGGTGGGGCGATCGTCGGGCGGGTTCGGCGCGCTGCGGCTCGCGATCGATCGCCCCGAGGCGTTCGCGGTCTACGGCAGCCACGCGGGGGACGCGGCGTTCGAGGCGAGCATCCGGCCGAGCTTCACGTCGGCGGCCATCACCCTGCAGCTCGCCGGCGGCGTGGCCGCCTTCCTGGAGCGCTTCGCAGAGAAGGGCCCGCGGAGCGGCGGCGACTTCGAGGCCATCATGACGATCGCGACCGCGGCCTGCTACGCGCCCGAGCCCGACGCGCCCTTCCCCCACGCCGCCCTGCCGTTCGACCTCGAGACGGCGCTGCCCGTCCCGGCGGTCTGGGAGCGGTGGCTGGCGCACGACCCCGTGGTGCGGCTGGACGCGCAGCCGGAGGCGATGAGAGACGCGGCCTACGTCTTCCTCGACGCGGGCGATCGCGATGAGCATGGGCTGCAAATCGGAGCGCGCATGGTGCGCGACCGACTGGCGGCGCGAGGGGTCCGCGTCACTCACGAAGAGTTCCCCGGCGGACACCGCGGCACCGCGTGGCGGTACGACGTGTCCATCCCGCTCCTCCTGGCCGAGGTCGCGCGCGCGTGA
- a CDS encoding GNAT family N-acetyltransferase, which yields MSEAALDALPVTTERAVLRLARDEDARRVADYQRRNRAHFARWDPRRPEGFFTDAFWHRRVAADAELSAQDRAYRLFVFSHDEATVRGHVHFANVVRGAFQCCHLGFGIDRGHEGRGLMRESLDAAIGWAFGPLRLHRIEANHRPDNLRSGGLLERLGFAPQGYARDYLLIDGEWHDHVLTARLNPDWRP from the coding sequence GTGAGCGAAGCGGCGCTCGACGCGCTCCCCGTGACCACGGAACGTGCAGTCCTCCGACTCGCGCGAGACGAGGACGCGAGGCGCGTCGCCGACTACCAGCGCCGCAACCGCGCGCACTTCGCGCGCTGGGATCCCCGGCGGCCCGAGGGCTTCTTCACGGACGCCTTCTGGCACCGTCGGGTCGCGGCCGACGCCGAGCTGAGCGCCCAGGACCGGGCCTATCGCCTCTTCGTCTTCTCCCACGACGAGGCCACGGTGCGGGGTCACGTTCACTTCGCGAACGTCGTCCGGGGCGCCTTCCAGTGCTGTCACCTCGGCTTCGGGATCGATCGGGGCCATGAGGGCCGCGGCCTGATGCGGGAGAGCCTCGACGCCGCCATCGGGTGGGCCTTCGGGCCGCTGCGGCTGCACCGGATCGAGGCGAACCATCGCCCGGACAACCTGCGGAGCGGAGGCTTGCTCGAACGGCTCGGGTTCGCGCCGCAGGGCTACGCGCGCGACTACCTACTGATCGACGGCGAATGGCACGACCACGTGCTCACGGCGCGGCTCAACCCCGATTGGCGGCCGTGA
- a CDS encoding creatininase family protein: protein MSRVADLTWIDVRDALERGAPAILPVGAAAKQHGLHLPMSTDQLTAEAMAARVAERVDGLAWPTVGYGHYPAFLDYPGSTSLPADVFSGVIEALLRDLVRAGAQRVLILNTGISTIRPIEHARELVDADITIAHLYRGDRYLAAKRAVCTQERGEHADEAETSVMLHLHPERVNLAKARVWTTPVQPGRWTPSDPSSPSYSPQGVFGDPTHATAAKGAHLLEAMLEDTLRILGHRDGVYL, encoded by the coding sequence ATGTCACGCGTCGCTGACCTCACCTGGATCGACGTACGAGACGCGCTCGAGCGCGGCGCGCCTGCCATCCTGCCCGTGGGCGCCGCGGCCAAGCAACACGGCCTGCACTTGCCCATGTCGACCGACCAGCTGACGGCCGAGGCGATGGCGGCGCGCGTGGCCGAGCGTGTCGACGGCCTCGCGTGGCCCACCGTCGGCTACGGTCACTACCCCGCGTTCCTCGACTACCCCGGCTCCACCAGCCTCCCCGCCGACGTCTTCTCCGGCGTGATCGAGGCTCTGCTCCGGGACCTCGTCCGGGCTGGCGCCCAGCGGGTCCTGATCCTCAACACCGGCATCAGCACCATCCGCCCCATCGAGCACGCCCGGGAGCTCGTCGACGCCGACATCACCATCGCGCACCTGTACCGGGGCGATCGATACCTCGCGGCCAAGCGCGCAGTCTGCACGCAGGAACGCGGCGAGCACGCCGACGAAGCCGAGACGAGCGTCATGCTCCACCTCCACCCCGAGCGCGTGAACCTCGCGAAGGCGCGCGTCTGGACCACCCCGGTCCAGCCCGGCCGCTGGACCCCGAGCGACCCGAGCAGCCCCAGCTACAGCCCGCAAGGCGTCTTCGGCGACCCCACCCACGCTACCGCAGCCAAGGGAGCTCACCTCCTCGAGGCCATGCTCGAAGACACCCTCCGCATCCTAGGACACAGGGACGGTGTTTACTTGTGA
- a CDS encoding pitrilysin family protein, whose translation MAVPVLTGLALGFGLASCGGAPPAPREYPRLEDESVEPAPETIAREPLRDAPLVVAQPSSDPVVTFRVAFEAGSASDPAGYEGVTRLAAELMAGGGAGALSYAELSRALYPMAGRISAHVERDMTVFVGQVHRDHADAFYALFRDVLLQPRMSEEDFGRVRDQQRDALVVSLRSADDEELGKQALQTLMYEGHPYAHPALGTEAALARVRVDDVRAQRARVFCAGRSIVGIAGDYPAPLAERLRSDISQLTSAQCVGRRVLPAPPDVERRRVLIVRKPEAQSVAVSMGFPIDVQRDDPDYPALVLVAAWLGQHRQFIGRLMQQIRGERGLNYGDYAYAEHFTQEGWSTFPLPNVARRQQHFSIWLRPLRPETAHFAIRLAIRELTQLVEGGMDQEALDRVRAFADRYYALFLQTSSRRLGFAMDDAYYGVDAAYLERLRESWRALTPETLNATMRRHLTPDRLQIACVASDAEQLAEALATDAESPITYRSEVSAAVLAEDRDIVAYPLQIPRDRIRIQPVDTLF comes from the coding sequence GTGGCGGTGCCCGTACTGACCGGCCTCGCGCTGGGGTTTGGGCTCGCGAGCTGTGGGGGCGCCCCGCCCGCGCCGCGCGAATATCCGCGGCTCGAGGACGAGTCCGTCGAGCCCGCGCCGGAGACCATCGCGCGGGAGCCGCTCCGTGACGCGCCCCTCGTCGTGGCCCAGCCGAGCTCGGACCCCGTCGTGACCTTCCGGGTCGCGTTCGAGGCGGGCTCCGCGTCCGACCCTGCCGGCTACGAAGGCGTGACGCGGCTCGCGGCCGAGCTGATGGCGGGGGGCGGCGCCGGCGCGCTCAGCTACGCCGAGCTGAGCCGCGCCCTCTACCCCATGGCGGGCCGCATCTCCGCGCACGTCGAGCGGGACATGACCGTCTTCGTCGGCCAGGTGCACCGCGACCACGCCGACGCCTTCTACGCGCTCTTCCGGGACGTGCTGCTCCAGCCGCGCATGAGCGAGGAGGACTTCGGGCGCGTCCGGGATCAGCAGCGCGACGCCCTGGTGGTGAGCCTCCGGAGCGCGGACGACGAGGAGCTGGGCAAGCAAGCCCTGCAGACGCTCATGTACGAGGGGCACCCCTACGCGCACCCCGCGCTGGGCACCGAGGCGGCGCTCGCGCGCGTCCGCGTCGACGACGTGCGGGCCCAGCGGGCGCGGGTCTTCTGCGCAGGTCGATCCATCGTGGGCATCGCGGGTGACTACCCCGCGCCGCTGGCCGAGCGCCTCCGGAGCGACATCTCGCAGCTCACCTCCGCGCAGTGCGTCGGCCGGCGCGTCCTGCCCGCGCCGCCCGACGTCGAGCGCCGACGCGTGCTCATCGTGCGCAAGCCCGAGGCCCAGTCGGTGGCCGTCTCCATGGGCTTCCCCATCGACGTCCAGCGCGACGACCCCGACTACCCCGCGCTCGTCCTCGTCGCCGCGTGGCTCGGCCAGCACCGCCAGTTCATCGGCCGCCTCATGCAGCAGATCCGCGGAGAGCGCGGCTTGAACTACGGCGACTACGCCTACGCCGAGCACTTCACGCAGGAGGGATGGTCGACCTTCCCCCTGCCGAACGTCGCGCGTCGTCAGCAGCACTTCTCCATCTGGCTGCGTCCCTTGCGCCCCGAGACCGCGCACTTCGCGATCCGCCTGGCCATCCGCGAGCTCACCCAGCTCGTCGAGGGAGGCATGGATCAGGAGGCGCTCGACCGTGTCCGCGCCTTCGCCGACCGCTACTACGCCCTCTTCTTGCAGACCTCGAGCCGCCGCCTCGGCTTCGCGATGGACGACGCCTACTACGGCGTGGACGCCGCCTACCTCGAGCGCCTGCGCGAGTCCTGGCGCGCCCTCACGCCCGAGACCCTCAACGCCACCATGCGCCGCCACCTGACCCCCGACCGCCTCCAGATCGCCTGCGTCGCCAGCGACGCCGAGCAGCTCGCCGAGGCCCTCGCCACCGACGCCGAGTCCCCGATCACCTACCGCAGCGAAGTCTCCGCCGCCGTCCTCGCCGAGGACCGCGACATCGTCGCCTACCCCCTCCAGATCCCCCGCGACCGCATCCGCATCCAACCGGTAGACACCCTGTTCTAG
- a CDS encoding pitrilysin family protein, whose product MASAQTVFPDAPREDRLPNGMRVISLRTDSPGIVAYYTLVGVGARDEVEPGHSGYAHLFEHMMFRGTERHPQADYEAAIQGFGADNNAYTTQDFTLYTVTAPSSVLAQVVELEADRFQNLSYTEEAYRTETGAVRGEYDTSAARPSTRMWETLSEIAFSRHTYGHTTLGYLRDIDRMPEEVAYSRRFFQRFYTPDNTTLIVAGDVDHDQLLALAREHYGRWRGRRARSRIQAEPEPTEGVRRHIDWPAPASPRMYAAWRTPAFVSGRTDAARAAALRDTAALRVVHGLLFSESAPLYQRLVVEDRSVIELGSWAGDHSIDPHLFVATAVLAEGAEFDATLGALQGAIDALAEGEVDAERVEAVKSHVRYALLTDMQTPSDVADMAARYIAVGGSLDALDGYLAALAAVTPADVSRVAGELLTESRRFVVTLARGSAE is encoded by the coding sequence GTGGCGTCGGCGCAGACCGTGTTCCCCGACGCGCCGCGCGAGGATCGGCTGCCGAACGGGATGCGCGTGATCAGCCTGCGCACCGACAGCCCCGGCATCGTCGCCTACTACACGCTGGTCGGCGTCGGCGCGCGCGACGAGGTCGAGCCGGGTCACAGCGGCTACGCGCACCTCTTCGAGCACATGATGTTCCGCGGCACCGAGAGGCACCCGCAGGCGGACTACGAGGCCGCGATCCAGGGCTTCGGGGCCGACAACAACGCGTACACCACGCAGGACTTCACGCTCTACACGGTCACCGCGCCTTCGAGCGTGCTGGCGCAGGTCGTCGAGCTCGAGGCCGACCGCTTCCAGAACCTCTCGTACACCGAGGAGGCCTACCGCACGGAGACCGGAGCGGTGCGCGGCGAGTACGACACGAGCGCCGCGCGGCCGAGCACCCGGATGTGGGAGACGCTGAGCGAGATCGCGTTCTCGCGCCACACCTACGGCCACACCACGCTCGGCTACCTGCGGGACATCGACCGCATGCCGGAGGAGGTCGCCTACTCGCGGCGCTTCTTCCAGCGCTTCTACACGCCCGACAACACGACGCTCATCGTCGCGGGCGACGTCGACCACGACCAGCTGCTCGCGCTCGCGCGGGAGCACTACGGGCGCTGGCGCGGTCGAAGGGCGCGGAGCCGCATCCAGGCCGAGCCCGAGCCGACCGAGGGCGTGCGGCGCCACATCGACTGGCCCGCGCCCGCCTCGCCCCGCATGTACGCCGCGTGGCGGACCCCGGCCTTCGTGTCCGGGCGCACCGACGCCGCCCGCGCCGCGGCCCTGCGCGACACGGCCGCGTTGCGAGTGGTGCACGGGCTCCTCTTCAGCGAGTCGGCGCCGCTCTATCAGCGCCTGGTGGTGGAGGACCGGAGCGTGATCGAGCTGGGCAGCTGGGCGGGCGACCACAGCATCGACCCGCACCTCTTCGTCGCCACCGCCGTGCTCGCGGAGGGCGCCGAGTTCGACGCGACCCTCGGCGCGCTGCAGGGCGCCATCGACGCGCTCGCGGAGGGCGAGGTCGACGCCGAGCGCGTGGAGGCGGTCAAGAGCCACGTGCGCTACGCGCTGCTCACCGACATGCAGACGCCCTCGGACGTGGCGGACATGGCGGCGCGTTACATCGCGGTCGGCGGCTCGCTCGACGCGCTCGACGGCTACCTCGCGGCGCTGGCCGCCGTCACGCCCGCCGACGTCTCGCGCGTCGCGGGCGAGCTCTTGACCGAGTCGCGGCGCTTCGTCGTCACGCTCGCGCGCGGGAGCGCGGAGTGA
- the gpmI gene encoding 2,3-bisphosphoglycerate-independent phosphoglycerate mutase, whose protein sequence is MSTDLTLRKHPSFPGVEGPVLVVVMDGVGMGREDEGDAVWLARTPNLDWLKENACFVPLRAHGTAVGLPSDDDMGNSEVGHNALGAGRVFEQGAKLVNRAIEDGTLFEGEPWRQAVARVKESGEPLHFIGLLSDGNVHSHITHLFAMLRRAAQDGVQRARVHALLDGRDVPETSALEYVEQLEEVLSELSQDGRDYRVASGGGRMKVTMDRYEADWAMVERGWKLHVRGEGRSFGSLREAIETLREETGATDQNLPGFVIADGGEPVGPIRDGASVLFFNFRGDRALEITRAFDEEDFDGFERGPRPDVFYAGMMQYDGDLLLPRTFLVEPPSIDRSVGEHLAANGVTQLAISETQKFGHVTYFWNGNRTEPFDPANETYVQVDSDTRPFEERPWMKAAEITDRLLDALATGEYRHARVNYANGDMVGHTGFLEAAIVAVEAVDLQIGRILPFLKKQKGALILTADHGNADQMYEVDKSSGDYQRKESGALKARTSHTLNPVPCYVYAPGGGVAIDEHVEAPGLANVAASLLFLLGYASPPDYLPSFLKAGA, encoded by the coding sequence ATGAGTACCGATCTGACCCTGCGAAAGCACCCGTCGTTTCCCGGCGTCGAGGGCCCCGTGCTCGTCGTCGTCATGGACGGAGTCGGCATGGGCCGCGAGGACGAGGGCGACGCCGTCTGGCTGGCGCGCACGCCCAACCTCGACTGGCTGAAGGAGAACGCGTGCTTCGTGCCCCTGAGGGCGCACGGCACCGCGGTCGGCCTGCCGAGCGACGACGACATGGGCAACAGCGAGGTGGGTCACAACGCGCTCGGCGCGGGGCGCGTCTTCGAGCAGGGCGCGAAGCTCGTGAACCGCGCGATCGAGGACGGCACCCTCTTCGAGGGCGAGCCGTGGCGCCAGGCCGTCGCGAGGGTGAAGGAGAGCGGCGAGCCGCTGCACTTCATCGGGCTGCTGAGCGACGGCAACGTGCACTCGCACATCACGCACCTCTTCGCGATGCTGCGGCGCGCCGCGCAGGACGGAGTGCAGAGGGCCCGCGTGCACGCGCTGCTCGACGGGCGCGACGTGCCGGAGACGAGCGCGCTCGAGTACGTCGAGCAGCTCGAGGAGGTGCTCTCCGAGCTGAGCCAGGACGGGCGCGACTACCGGGTGGCGAGCGGCGGCGGCCGCATGAAGGTCACCATGGATCGCTACGAGGCCGACTGGGCGATGGTCGAGCGCGGCTGGAAGCTCCACGTGCGCGGCGAAGGGCGGAGCTTCGGGAGCCTCCGCGAGGCCATCGAGACCCTGCGCGAGGAGACGGGCGCGACCGACCAGAACCTCCCGGGCTTCGTGATCGCCGACGGCGGCGAGCCGGTGGGGCCCATCCGCGACGGCGCGAGCGTGCTGTTCTTCAACTTCCGCGGCGACCGCGCGCTCGAGATCACGCGCGCCTTCGACGAGGAGGACTTCGACGGCTTCGAGCGCGGCCCGCGGCCGGACGTCTTCTACGCCGGCATGATGCAGTACGACGGAGATCTGCTCCTGCCGCGCACCTTCCTGGTGGAGCCGCCGAGCATCGACCGGAGCGTGGGCGAGCACCTCGCGGCCAACGGGGTCACGCAGCTCGCGATCAGCGAGACCCAGAAGTTCGGGCACGTCACCTACTTCTGGAACGGGAACCGCACCGAGCCCTTCGACCCGGCGAACGAGACCTACGTCCAGGTCGACAGCGACACGCGCCCCTTCGAGGAGCGGCCGTGGATGAAGGCGGCGGAGATCACGGACCGGCTCCTCGACGCGCTGGCGACCGGGGAATACCGCCACGCGCGCGTGAACTACGCGAACGGCGACATGGTCGGGCACACCGGCTTTCTCGAGGCGGCGATCGTCGCGGTCGAGGCGGTGGATCTCCAGATCGGTCGCATCCTGCCCTTCCTGAAGAAGCAGAAGGGCGCGTTGATCCTCACCGCCGACCACGGCAACGCCGACCAGATGTACGAGGTCGACAAGTCGAGCGGCGACTACCAGAGGAAGGAGAGCGGGGCGCTGAAGGCGCGCACCAGCCACACCCTCAACCCCGTGCCCTGCTACGTGTACGCGCCGGGCGGGGGCGTCGCGATCGACGAGCACGTCGAGGCGCCCGGGCTCGCGAACGTGGCCGCGAGCTTGCTCTTCCTCCTCGGCTACGCCTCGCCGCCCGACTACCTGCCGAGCTTCCTGAAGGCGGGGGCGTGA
- a CDS encoding endonuclease/exonuclease/phosphatase family protein: protein MSAEEIPLLSWSSGRWGFAAPEPGPISALTVLTQNTWFSAAHRARRLRGLLDALERSDADVIALQEVLPDLRDRLLEADWVREQAVLAEGVGVAVSYGVMLISRVPVTRAWELPLPSAMGRSLLAMELTTDAGPLVVATAHFESTREMGATRGAQLEAAFEALDAFDRAVLLGDFNFDPADPEEAALDPRYVDLWPALRPGEPGHTEDTTRNAMRLAAKGREKHVRYDRVLARTPGWVPRAVSLFGTEPLAPGVHLSDHFGVSATLVSSRGRD, encoded by the coding sequence GTGAGCGCCGAGGAGATCCCGTTGCTCTCGTGGTCGAGCGGCCGCTGGGGCTTCGCCGCCCCGGAGCCGGGACCGATCTCGGCGCTGACCGTGCTGACCCAGAACACCTGGTTCTCCGCGGCGCACCGGGCGCGGCGCCTGCGCGGGCTCCTCGACGCGCTCGAGCGGAGCGACGCCGACGTGATCGCGCTGCAGGAGGTGCTCCCGGATCTGCGCGACCGGCTCCTCGAGGCGGACTGGGTGCGGGAGCAGGCGGTGCTCGCGGAGGGCGTGGGCGTCGCGGTCTCGTACGGCGTGATGTTGATCTCGCGGGTCCCCGTCACCCGCGCGTGGGAGCTCCCGTTGCCGAGCGCGATGGGGCGCAGCCTGCTCGCGATGGAGCTGACCACGGACGCGGGGCCGCTGGTGGTCGCGACGGCGCACTTCGAGTCCACGCGCGAGATGGGGGCGACTCGCGGCGCGCAGCTCGAGGCCGCGTTCGAGGCCCTCGACGCCTTCGACCGGGCCGTCCTGCTCGGCGACTTCAACTTCGACCCCGCGGACCCGGAGGAGGCGGCGCTCGACCCGCGCTACGTCGATCTCTGGCCCGCCCTGCGCCCCGGCGAGCCCGGCCATACTGAGGACACCACGCGCAACGCGATGCGCCTGGCCGCGAAGGGGAGGGAGAAGCACGTCCGCTACGACCGCGTGCTCGCCCGCACCCCGGGCTGGGTCCCGCGCGCCGTCTCGCTCTTCGGGACCGAGCCGCTCGCCCCGGGCGTGCACCTCTCGGACCACTTCGGCGTCTCGGCCACGCTGGTGTCGAGCCGGGGGCGCGACTAG